A stretch of the Glutamicibacter sp. JL.03c genome encodes the following:
- a CDS encoding helix-turn-helix domain-containing protein — translation METIDSAQTLGQAIRGTRIERGLSQQALAELSGLSRKYIGDLEMGKESVELGAALKVAAAMDIVWNAPAPTPQSILDQAARAIALEVANGDSQFALQLAMACFLQLKSMNPSRLKKPPATGSLRFDALLAAGARAVLDQHPSTPPRWGSKLSEPWFPADDVMELTDEFRALTIRRTPRRFAEFNIFLKDNSLERL, via the coding sequence ATGGAAACGATAGATTCCGCTCAAACGCTGGGCCAAGCCATTCGCGGGACTCGCATTGAGCGAGGGCTTAGCCAACAAGCGCTGGCCGAGCTGAGCGGACTATCCCGCAAATACATTGGCGACCTGGAAATGGGCAAAGAATCAGTCGAGCTGGGAGCCGCGCTTAAAGTCGCCGCCGCCATGGATATCGTATGGAATGCGCCGGCTCCCACGCCGCAGTCGATCTTGGACCAGGCAGCGCGGGCTATTGCCCTGGAAGTCGCCAACGGGGATTCACAGTTCGCCCTGCAGCTGGCGATGGCTTGCTTCTTGCAACTGAAGTCAATGAATCCGTCGCGGTTAAAAAAGCCTCCGGCCACTGGGTCGCTGCGCTTTGATGCTCTGCTCGCAGCCGGGGCAAGAGCGGTGCTTGATCAGCACCCTTCTACGCCACCGCGCTGGGGTTCGAAGCTTTCCGAACCATGGTTCCCAGCGGATGACGTGATGGAGCTGACCGATGAGTTTCGGGCGCTGACCATCCGGCGTACTCCACGGCGCTTCGCAGAATTTAATATCTTCCTCAAAGACAATTCTTTGGAGCGGCTATGA
- a CDS encoding DUF6036 family nucleotidyltransferase codes for MTTELTRDDIRELLSEICARLENAGIQATMRLVGGAAMALSGRVRRVTVDIDASYTPVLAVDKIVQDIAEERGLPRNWMNSSAAAFIPSGARWQPIALGGGYRIDLATPRTLLAMKLSSARQRDMEDLGYLVAQLEITDPHEAVEIAEELYGDDDVAYPPIARQDAEIVAAQAIKLARNKNS; via the coding sequence ATGACTACAGAACTGACTCGGGATGATATCCGAGAGCTTCTGAGTGAGATTTGCGCACGACTGGAGAATGCCGGAATTCAGGCGACTATGCGATTAGTTGGAGGTGCTGCCATGGCGCTTTCTGGCAGAGTCCGAAGGGTCACGGTTGATATTGACGCGTCTTATACGCCAGTACTTGCCGTCGACAAGATCGTGCAGGACATCGCCGAAGAGCGCGGGCTGCCGCGGAACTGGATGAACTCGTCCGCCGCAGCATTCATCCCCTCAGGCGCCAGATGGCAGCCAATTGCGCTGGGCGGTGGCTATCGTATTGATCTTGCAACACCACGAACGCTGCTGGCCATGAAGCTCAGTTCGGCTAGGCAACGCGATATGGAAGATCTCGGCTACCTCGTTGCACAGCTGGAAATCACGGATCCCCATGAAGCAGTGGAAATCGCCGAGGAACTTTACGGTGATGATGATGTGGCCTATCCGCCTATAGCCCGTCAGGACGCGGAAATCGTGGCCGCCCAGGCTATCAAATTGGCACGCAACAAAAACTCCTAG
- the moaA gene encoding GTP 3',8-cyclase MoaA, protein MTVLPAGDITDARGRPLHDLRISVTDRCNFRCVYCMPKEIFGRDFAFRERSELLSFEEIERLARISVSLGVTKLRLTGGEPLLRRGITELVSMLAQLRTPQGAPVDLAMTTNGSALPKMAQSLKDAGLNRVTISLDSLDDAKFKAINDVNFPVARVLEAIEVAREAGLGPVKINTVLKRGVNDDEILELAEHFRGTGAILRFIEYMDVGTTNGWKLDEVVPSAEVVSMINERWALEPVTKTEPGETANRWRYTDGSGEIGVISSVTNAFCGNCSRSRVSAEGQLYTCLFAGSGYDLRQLMRNGISDEDLAKALAGHWRKRDDNYSELRAALTPGNRKRIEMSYIGG, encoded by the coding sequence ATGACAGTTCTACCGGCCGGGGATATCACCGACGCCCGCGGGCGGCCCTTGCACGATTTGCGGATCTCGGTGACCGACCGCTGCAATTTCCGCTGCGTCTACTGCATGCCCAAGGAGATTTTCGGCCGCGACTTCGCCTTCCGCGAGCGTTCCGAACTGCTCAGCTTCGAAGAGATCGAGCGCCTCGCCCGCATCAGCGTATCCCTTGGCGTCACCAAGCTGCGCTTGACCGGTGGCGAGCCCCTGCTGCGCCGGGGCATTACCGAGCTGGTCTCGATGCTCGCACAGTTGCGCACCCCCCAAGGCGCGCCAGTGGATTTGGCGATGACCACCAATGGTTCGGCCCTGCCCAAGATGGCGCAGTCGCTGAAGGACGCCGGGCTGAACCGCGTGACCATCTCGCTGGATTCGCTCGACGATGCCAAGTTCAAGGCCATCAACGACGTGAACTTCCCGGTCGCCCGCGTGCTGGAGGCCATCGAGGTGGCCCGCGAGGCCGGCCTGGGGCCGGTGAAGATCAATACCGTTCTCAAGCGCGGGGTCAACGACGATGAGATCCTGGAACTGGCCGAGCACTTCCGCGGCACCGGGGCGATCCTGCGCTTCATCGAGTACATGGATGTGGGCACCACCAACGGCTGGAAGCTGGATGAGGTAGTACCTTCGGCCGAAGTGGTCTCGATGATCAACGAGCGCTGGGCGCTGGAGCCGGTGACCAAAACCGAGCCGGGCGAAACCGCCAACCGCTGGCGCTATACCGATGGCTCCGGGGAAATCGGCGTGATCTCCAGCGTCACCAATGCCTTCTGCGGCAATTGCTCGCGCTCGCGGGTTTCGGCCGAGGGGCAGCTCTACACCTGCCTGTTCGCCGGCTCCGGCTATGACCTGCGCCAGCTGATGCGCAATGGGATCAGCGACGAGGATTTGGCCAAGGCGTTGGCCGGCCACTGGCGCAAGCGCGATGACAATTATTCCGAGCTGCGCGCCGCGCTGACCCCGGGAAACCGCAAGCGCATCGAGATGTCATACATCGGGGGCTAG
- the modA gene encoding molybdate ABC transporter substrate-binding protein has product MRVSRPLAARLLLAGTAAALALSGCASDQPADQQAITVSAAASLHGAFDQIAEEFQAEHPEVQIAGINYDGSSTLATQIVEGADVDVFASADERNMATVTEAGFGHEPVIFASNTLVIAVPKDNPADIASLKDLAGADTVLCASQVPCGNASRRLLENAGVSLKPVSEEQNVTAVVQKVAAGEADAGLVYATDVREDPSLAAIVPDGAEEVVNSYPIAALGDNPAAQQFLDFVLGERGQAILADYGFGSGAAQGDG; this is encoded by the coding sequence ATGCGCGTATCTCGGCCGCTGGCTGCCCGACTCCTGCTGGCAGGCACCGCTGCCGCCTTGGCGCTATCAGGCTGTGCCAGCGATCAACCAGCTGATCAGCAGGCTATTACGGTCTCCGCCGCGGCCTCATTGCATGGAGCCTTTGACCAGATCGCCGAGGAATTCCAGGCGGAGCACCCCGAGGTTCAGATCGCCGGGATCAATTATGACGGCTCCTCCACTTTGGCCACCCAGATTGTGGAAGGCGCCGACGTGGACGTCTTCGCCTCCGCAGACGAACGCAATATGGCTACGGTCACCGAGGCCGGATTCGGCCACGAACCGGTGATTTTCGCCAGCAATACCCTGGTGATCGCGGTCCCCAAGGACAACCCCGCCGACATCGCGTCGCTCAAGGATCTCGCTGGGGCCGACACCGTGCTGTGCGCCTCCCAGGTGCCCTGCGGCAACGCTTCGCGGCGGCTGCTGGAGAATGCCGGGGTAAGCCTCAAGCCGGTCAGCGAAGAGCAGAATGTGACCGCAGTCGTGCAGAAGGTGGCCGCCGGGGAAGCGGACGCCGGGTTGGTGTATGCCACCGATGTGCGCGAAGACCCCAGCCTTGCGGCCATCGTCCCGGATGGCGCGGAGGAAGTTGTCAACAGCTATCCGATTGCCGCGCTGGGGGATAACCCGGCCGCCCAGCAGTTCCTGGACTTTGTTCTCGGCGAGCGCGGGCAGGCAATTCTCGCTGACTACGGGTTTGGCAGCGGAGCCGCGCAGGGCGATGGCTAG
- a CDS encoding ABC transporter permease gives MASDTGLRTPAFTLVPAALGLALLIAPLLALLGRASWSTLWADATSEQALAALWLSVRTGAAATAACVLLGVPLALLIARSSPKLAQLLRALIAVPLVLPPMVGGVALLFLFGRTSPIGQLIDSLWGITLPFSTAAVVIAQSFVALPFLVLSVEGSLRAAGTGYEQAAATLGAGRWMVLTRITLPLAAPGLVAGVILCFARAIGEFGATALFAGNSPGVTQTMPLAIYTAFNGAGTGRDTAVALSLLLLATAVLVLLCVRAWRPGAVK, from the coding sequence ATGGCTAGTGACACAGGGCTGCGCACCCCGGCCTTCACGCTTGTCCCGGCCGCGCTTGGCCTGGCTCTGCTGATTGCCCCGCTGCTGGCCTTGCTGGGCCGCGCCAGCTGGTCCACGCTGTGGGCCGACGCCACCAGCGAGCAGGCGCTGGCCGCCCTCTGGCTTTCGGTGCGCACCGGGGCCGCAGCCACCGCGGCATGCGTGTTGCTGGGCGTGCCTTTGGCCCTGCTGATTGCCCGCAGCAGCCCGAAGCTCGCGCAACTGCTGCGGGCACTGATCGCCGTGCCGCTGGTGCTGCCCCCGATGGTCGGCGGGGTGGCGCTGCTCTTCCTGTTCGGCCGCACCAGCCCGATCGGCCAGCTGATCGATTCGCTGTGGGGGATCACCCTGCCCTTTTCCACCGCGGCCGTGGTGATCGCGCAAAGCTTCGTGGCCCTGCCCTTCCTGGTGCTCTCGGTGGAAGGCTCGCTGCGCGCGGCCGGCACCGGCTATGAGCAAGCCGCCGCCACCTTGGGGGCCGGCCGCTGGATGGTGCTCACCCGCATCACCCTGCCCCTGGCAGCCCCCGGGCTGGTGGCCGGGGTGATCCTGTGCTTCGCGCGGGCCATCGGCGAATTCGGGGCCACCGCGCTCTTCGCCGGCAACTCCCCGGGCGTTACCCAGACCATGCCCTTGGCGATCTACACGGCCTTCAACGGAGCAGGCACCGGGCGTGACACCGCTGTGGCGCTGTCCTTGCTGCTGCTGGCTACCGCGGTGCTGGTGCTGCTGTGTGTCCGTGCCTGGCGTCCGGGGGCCGTGAAATGA
- a CDS encoding ATP-binding cassette domain-containing protein gives MRLLAEMRVPRTGFEVNVEFEVRSGCTLAIMGPSGAGKSTIVNAIAGTQKIAGGRIELDGALLADGRRHLAPHLRGVGLLGQESHLFPHLDAAKNIAFGAHASGAGKAAALATAREWLARLGLEELAGQRPAALSGGQRQRIALARALAARPKLLLIDEPFASLDVEAAMDMRSLVREELERTATSAIVISHSATDALALADDLLVLERGQVIQRGTVDQVFADPANRFVRAVAATLPARHPRSIQEGQP, from the coding sequence ATGAGGCTGCTCGCCGAGATGCGGGTGCCGCGCACCGGCTTCGAGGTCAACGTGGAATTCGAGGTGCGTTCCGGCTGCACGCTGGCGATCATGGGGCCCAGCGGCGCGGGCAAGTCCACCATCGTCAACGCCATTGCCGGAACCCAGAAAATCGCCGGCGGGCGGATCGAACTGGACGGCGCCTTGCTGGCCGATGGACGCCGGCATCTGGCCCCGCACTTGCGCGGGGTGGGGCTGCTGGGGCAGGAATCGCACCTTTTCCCGCATCTGGACGCGGCCAAGAACATTGCCTTCGGGGCGCACGCCTCGGGGGCGGGCAAGGCCGCGGCGCTGGCCACCGCCCGCGAATGGCTCGCGCGGCTGGGGTTGGAGGAGCTGGCTGGCCAGCGCCCGGCGGCGCTCTCCGGCGGGCAACGCCAGCGCATCGCCCTGGCCCGTGCCTTGGCCGCCCGGCCCAAGCTGCTGCTGATCGACGAGCCCTTCGCCTCGCTGGATGTCGAAGCGGCCATGGACATGCGCTCCCTGGTGCGCGAGGAGCTGGAGCGCACCGCGACCAGCGCCATTGTCATCTCGCATTCGGCCACCGATGCCCTGGCCCTCGCCGATGACCTGCTGGTGCTGGAGCGGGGACAGGTGATCCAGCGGGGCACCGTCGACCAGGTCTTCGCCGACCCGGCCAACCGCTTTGTGCGCGCAGTGGCGGCCACGCTGCCCGCCCGGCATCCACGAAGCATCCAGGAGGGACAGCCATGA
- the glp gene encoding gephyrin-like molybdotransferase Glp: protein MNTGNEPVDLETHRARLLAQIVPLAPQAIEVSGGFAALHGAVLAEDAASAHPLPLWDNSAMDGYAVRSGDTAAAPVALDVIGEVPAGSGWDPMLEAGQCVKIMTGAPIPSDADAVARIEDTSAAIGGWDVDTVQVNVQVPQGKDIRHRGEDKAAGEVMAYAGETLSAARLSALAAAGASTLVVRTAPRVAVLVTGAELRAPGEELSRGQIPETNSLLISGLLAESGIQAATVVHCVDDICAVREQLDILGATHDAVLSTGGVGPGAYDVMRQVLEAEPGVRAARVRIRPGQPQCAGRLESGAMVFALPGNPVSAAVSFELFVRPCLRAMQGHREVLRPTLRAVAAVGWKAAAGRMQVIPVVFQHGPTLRCAPAVQASSISHSVGGFGAAQGYALVPAGVAEINPGDELEVLRMIP, encoded by the coding sequence ATGAACACCGGCAATGAACCCGTAGACCTCGAAACCCATCGTGCGCGGCTGCTTGCGCAGATTGTGCCGCTGGCCCCGCAGGCCATCGAAGTCTCTGGCGGATTTGCCGCACTGCACGGCGCGGTGCTGGCCGAGGACGCCGCCTCCGCGCATCCGCTGCCGCTGTGGGACAACTCGGCCATGGACGGCTACGCGGTGCGCTCGGGCGATACCGCGGCAGCGCCGGTTGCCTTGGACGTGATCGGCGAAGTTCCGGCCGGCAGCGGCTGGGACCCGATGCTGGAAGCGGGCCAATGCGTGAAGATCATGACCGGTGCCCCGATTCCCTCGGATGCCGATGCGGTGGCGCGCATCGAGGATACCTCGGCGGCCATCGGCGGCTGGGATGTGGACACCGTGCAGGTTAACGTGCAGGTGCCGCAGGGCAAGGACATCCGGCACCGCGGCGAGGACAAGGCCGCAGGGGAGGTGATGGCCTACGCTGGCGAGACGCTGAGCGCGGCCAGGCTTTCGGCCCTGGCTGCCGCCGGCGCCAGCACGCTGGTGGTGCGCACCGCGCCCAGGGTGGCCGTGCTGGTCACCGGGGCGGAATTGCGTGCCCCCGGTGAAGAACTTTCGCGCGGGCAGATCCCGGAAACCAATTCGCTGCTCATCTCCGGCCTGCTGGCCGAATCCGGAATCCAGGCAGCCACGGTGGTGCACTGCGTGGATGACATCTGCGCGGTCCGCGAACAGCTCGATATTCTCGGTGCCACCCATGATGCCGTGCTGAGCACCGGAGGCGTTGGCCCTGGCGCCTATGACGTGATGCGCCAGGTGCTGGAAGCCGAACCGGGGGTCCGGGCGGCCCGGGTGAGGATCCGTCCCGGGCAGCCGCAATGCGCTGGACGATTGGAATCCGGCGCGATGGTCTTCGCGCTGCCCGGCAATCCGGTCAGCGCAGCGGTCAGCTTCGAATTGTTCGTACGCCCGTGCCTGCGAGCCATGCAGGGGCACCGCGAAGTGCTGCGCCCCACCCTGCGGGCGGTGGCCGCAGTGGGATGGAAAGCCGCGGCCGGGCGCATGCAAGTCATCCCCGTAGTGTTCCAGCACGGGCCGACACTGCGTTGCGCCCCGGCGGTCCAGGCCAGCAGCATTTCCCACTCGGTCGGCGGCTTTGGAGCGGCCCAGGGCTATGCGCTGGTTCCGGCCGGTGTCGCCGAGATCAATCCCGGCGATGAACTCGAAGTCCTGAGGATGATTCCATGA
- a CDS encoding molybdenum cofactor guanylyltransferase encodes MSHDFDALVLAGGRGTRLGGVNKPELLLHGQRLVDRVIHAARHAGAVRVVVAGEKASGALADAVLREDPPFAGPLAGIAAGIGAVQNPWCLILACDLEHPEAVVQVLLENLDHRASDGLVLRDAHGYAQWLAGFYRTAAVAQACAELGDRLVNAPVRAALGQLDLADLPVDDETTNDIDTMQALERARRNERN; translated from the coding sequence ATGAGCCACGATTTCGACGCGCTCGTCCTCGCCGGCGGCCGCGGCACCCGGCTGGGCGGGGTGAACAAGCCGGAACTGCTGCTGCACGGGCAGCGACTGGTCGACCGCGTCATCCATGCCGCCCGCCACGCAGGTGCTGTCCGCGTGGTCGTGGCCGGCGAAAAGGCCAGCGGAGCCCTGGCTGATGCGGTATTGCGCGAGGATCCGCCCTTCGCCGGTCCGCTGGCTGGCATCGCCGCTGGGATCGGGGCAGTGCAAAACCCCTGGTGCCTGATCTTGGCCTGCGACCTGGAGCATCCCGAGGCGGTCGTCCAAGTCCTGCTCGAGAACCTCGATCACCGGGCCTCCGACGGATTGGTGCTGCGCGATGCCCATGGCTATGCGCAATGGCTCGCCGGCTTCTATCGCACGGCCGCCGTTGCCCAAGCCTGCGCCGAACTTGGCGATCGGCTGGTCAATGCCCCGGTGCGCGCCGCGCTGGGCCAACTGGATTTAGCCGACCTGCCGGTGGATGATGAGACCACCAACGACATCGATACGATGCAGGCGCTAGAACGCGCCCGCCGCAACGAAAGGAACTGA
- a CDS encoding DUF6457 domain-containing protein, whose translation MAVHLPPEALNEWLEAATRELGLDATEIDIATVLDVAKHVAHEVARPAAPLSTFLLGVALGSAKGDLPGLAQQLVTRAHSWSDDHPENDA comes from the coding sequence ATGGCTGTGCATTTGCCTCCCGAAGCGCTGAACGAATGGCTTGAAGCCGCGACCCGGGAGCTGGGCCTGGACGCGACCGAGATCGACATCGCCACGGTCTTGGACGTCGCCAAGCACGTGGCCCACGAAGTCGCCCGCCCGGCGGCACCCTTGAGCACGTTCCTGCTCGGCGTCGCTTTGGGCAGTGCAAAGGGCGATCTGCCCGGCCTCGCTCAACAGCTGGTCACCCGTGCCCACTCGTGGTCCGACGATCATCCGGAAAACGACGCCTAA
- a CDS encoding HNH endonuclease: MFEDNGVFGSNFEDAIPVGTGFANAPCLSESDLSFINVALSEDDPTLSVIALQKIESQTAFLASVQARLAAHLDITQGGTVDGPVTAKQRGMAHQVAMARRRSQNASVAYVRRMHFLIADLPYLFSRYQHGDFSEKLVMAILAPLEDMSRSERREFDSFFASAPAMFDTASVNEARDLAQKAVDEVRGENRDEDIDRKAEHRGVSFFKGKDCVRLSAGLPIEVGIAVEASLEHEAQQLKNAGDERSIAQLKADLIVSRLTGHPADKPLPIKLHVNLVMTDMALLMDGKEPASMPGYGTVPAQYARSLIKTYGEIDDCSPISELAALRRRIRAYPMIRRLYTLPGAQDLVAMDSKERLFKGSLRKLLQLRDPYCRTPYCNNKPRHADHVHQHSKGGKTCCVNGCMKCAFCNLAKEAPGWTEEVVQENPHKIRIHPPGSVTYESSSPPITGLARMDESLTRQINKRTKIPQSPRNVRIIRIFPEAS, translated from the coding sequence ATGTTCGAAGACAATGGAGTGTTCGGTAGTAATTTCGAAGACGCGATTCCAGTGGGAACCGGCTTCGCTAATGCTCCTTGCCTTTCTGAAAGCGATCTGTCATTTATCAACGTGGCACTCTCTGAGGATGATCCGACCCTGAGCGTCATAGCACTTCAGAAAATCGAGTCCCAGACTGCCTTCCTTGCTTCAGTTCAAGCCCGCCTTGCAGCTCATTTGGATATTACTCAGGGCGGGACTGTTGACGGTCCGGTGACTGCCAAGCAGCGGGGGATGGCCCACCAGGTGGCAATGGCCCGTCGTCGCTCACAAAATGCCTCGGTCGCCTATGTGCGTCGCATGCATTTCTTGATAGCTGACTTGCCTTATCTTTTTTCGCGCTATCAGCATGGAGACTTCAGCGAAAAGTTGGTTATGGCCATCCTGGCCCCGCTGGAGGACATGAGCAGGTCGGAACGCCGGGAGTTTGATAGCTTTTTTGCCAGCGCTCCCGCCATGTTTGACACGGCATCCGTCAACGAAGCCCGCGACCTTGCACAAAAAGCTGTTGACGAAGTGCGTGGTGAAAATCGCGATGAAGATATTGACCGCAAGGCAGAACATCGTGGAGTGTCCTTCTTCAAGGGAAAAGACTGCGTCAGGCTGAGCGCCGGACTTCCCATTGAAGTGGGAATTGCCGTGGAAGCATCGCTTGAGCATGAAGCTCAGCAGTTGAAGAATGCTGGCGACGAACGCTCCATCGCCCAGCTCAAAGCAGATCTTATAGTTTCCAGGCTGACGGGGCATCCGGCGGATAAGCCATTGCCAATTAAACTTCACGTAAATCTCGTGATGACGGATATGGCTCTGTTGATGGACGGAAAAGAGCCGGCTTCAATGCCCGGCTATGGCACCGTTCCAGCACAGTATGCACGGAGCCTGATTAAAACTTATGGCGAGATCGATGATTGCTCACCGATTTCAGAACTTGCTGCATTGCGTCGCAGAATCAGGGCCTACCCGATGATCCGGCGGCTCTATACGTTGCCAGGTGCGCAGGATTTGGTCGCCATGGATTCCAAAGAGCGGCTCTTCAAGGGGTCGCTGCGCAAACTTTTGCAATTACGGGACCCGTACTGTCGCACTCCATATTGCAACAACAAGCCCCGTCACGCAGACCATGTTCATCAGCACAGCAAGGGCGGAAAGACCTGTTGCGTCAACGGATGCATGAAATGCGCTTTCTGTAATTTGGCCAAAGAGGCCCCGGGCTGGACCGAAGAAGTTGTTCAGGAGAATCCGCACAAGATCAGAATTCATCCTCCAGGCAGCGTCACCTACGAATCTTCGTCTCCGCCAATAACTGGTCTGGCAAGAATGGACGAGTCGCTGACCAGGCAGATCAATAAGAGGACGAAGATCCCGCAATCCCCTCGGAACGTTCGCATCATTCGAATCTTCCCTGAAGCATCCTGA
- a CDS encoding YaeQ family protein: MAIGATMHTFEVQLADVDRGVYEDLSLRVAQHPSETDAYMITRVLTYCLEYDEGITFSAGGVSTGEEPAILVKDLTGLITAWIEVGAPDAQRLHLGSKRADRAAIYTHRDPAKLLSAWRGKTIHQAEDIRFRSFDSVFIDEAVRCLTRRNTMSVSVTEGQIYLELNGTNLETQFCEHVIE, from the coding sequence ATGGCTATCGGCGCGACTATGCACACTTTTGAAGTTCAACTTGCTGATGTAGATCGCGGGGTTTACGAGGATCTGTCTCTGCGCGTGGCGCAGCATCCTTCTGAAACCGATGCCTACATGATCACGCGCGTTCTGACTTACTGCTTGGAATACGACGAAGGGATCACCTTCTCGGCCGGTGGCGTATCCACGGGCGAAGAGCCAGCGATCCTGGTTAAGGATCTGACTGGGCTGATCACGGCATGGATTGAAGTAGGTGCGCCGGATGCACAGAGGCTTCACCTTGGCAGCAAACGAGCAGACCGCGCGGCCATCTACACTCACAGGGATCCTGCCAAGCTGCTTTCGGCCTGGCGAGGTAAAACCATTCACCAAGCTGAAGATATTCGCTTTCGATCTTTTGATTCCGTTTTCATTGATGAGGCGGTGCGCTGCCTAACCCGCAGAAACACAATGTCCGTTTCGGTGACAGAGGGCCAGATCTATCTTGAGCTGAATGGAACGAATTTGGAGACGCAATTCTGCGAACACGTTATTGAGTAG
- a CDS encoding glycerophosphodiester phosphodiesterase family protein — MKLRNITLGAAALCLVAGVSAPAAATEIESSDSGPLVIGHRGAAGVAPENTLEAIKAGSQPGAEFIEIDVQLSKDGVPFIFHDGTPTRTTNVEDVFPERANDPITSFTWDELQQLDAGSYFSGEFIGTKIPHFDDVPGALTGETGVFIEIKDPAKSPGVEKVVADALANDEQWKALAEDGKIEVLGFDAASNERFAQLAPEVPLQQLTGSVPSAQELEHYATYADAFGTSYRSLDAAGAQRVKDAGLGLGVYTVNAPEAADEVLALGVERITGDFSQQIDRHLEGQKVFPANNGVLISDAVNDVPGSDTTPENGEHVILENTSQRTIDVSGYLIRDAANNKLQIGAGYELAPGAKLRVYSGPGTNSDEAFYVDGAGVLNNGGDSLALWTAKGKLSDLFAN; from the coding sequence ATGAAACTGCGCAACATCACCCTCGGGGCAGCGGCCCTCTGCCTAGTTGCCGGAGTTAGTGCACCGGCAGCAGCAACGGAGATTGAGTCATCGGATTCCGGCCCTTTAGTCATTGGGCACCGTGGCGCTGCAGGTGTAGCACCGGAGAACACCTTGGAAGCCATCAAAGCCGGAAGCCAGCCGGGTGCCGAATTCATCGAAATCGATGTCCAGCTTTCTAAAGACGGCGTCCCGTTCATCTTCCATGACGGAACCCCGACCCGAACCACAAATGTTGAAGACGTGTTCCCAGAACGTGCCAACGATCCGATTACTTCGTTCACCTGGGATGAATTGCAGCAGCTGGACGCCGGCTCGTACTTCTCCGGGGAATTCATCGGGACGAAGATCCCGCACTTTGATGATGTTCCCGGTGCATTGACCGGAGAAACCGGGGTATTCATCGAGATCAAGGACCCAGCGAAGTCGCCGGGCGTTGAAAAGGTCGTGGCTGACGCGCTGGCCAATGACGAACAGTGGAAGGCACTGGCAGAGGACGGCAAGATCGAAGTTCTTGGTTTCGACGCAGCCTCCAACGAACGCTTTGCCCAGCTGGCCCCTGAAGTTCCACTGCAGCAGCTGACCGGAAGCGTGCCATCGGCGCAGGAACTCGAACACTACGCAACCTACGCTGATGCTTTCGGCACCAGCTACCGCAGCCTGGACGCTGCCGGCGCCCAGCGAGTGAAGGATGCCGGACTGGGCCTGGGCGTCTACACGGTCAATGCTCCAGAGGCCGCCGATGAAGTACTGGCTCTGGGCGTCGAGCGCATCACCGGGGACTTCTCGCAACAGATCGATCGCCACCTCGAAGGGCAGAAGGTGTTCCCAGCCAACAACGGCGTGCTGATTTCGGATGCCGTCAATGATGTTCCGGGCAGCGATACCACCCCGGAAAACGGCGAACACGTGATTTTGGAGAACACGAGCCAGCGCACCATTGACGTGAGCGGCTATCTCATCCGCGATGCCGCCAACAACAAGCTGCAGATCGGAGCAGGCTACGAGCTGGCACCGGGAGCGAAGCTGCGCGTGTACTCGGGTCCAGGCACCAACAGCGATGAAGCGTTCTATGTCGACGGGGCGGGCGTGTTGAACAATGGTGGCGACTCGCTGGCGCTCTGGACTGCCAAGGGCAAACTCAGCGACCTTTTCGCGAATTAG
- the tadA gene encoding tRNA adenosine(34) deaminase TadA — MLHEYDTWMDLALDEARAALATDDVPIGAVIISPEGQVLATGRNEREAVKDPTAHAEVVAIRNAVRALEALGEDDGWRLADCTLIVTLEPCAMCAGAIVLSRIPKLVFGAWDEKAGACGSVFDVVREPRLNHWVEVYPRVKERECADLLREFFRSKRG, encoded by the coding sequence ATGCTGCACGAATACGATACCTGGATGGACCTCGCCCTGGACGAGGCGCGCGCTGCCCTGGCCACGGACGATGTGCCGATCGGCGCGGTCATCATCTCCCCCGAAGGCCAGGTTCTTGCCACCGGGCGCAATGAGCGCGAAGCGGTCAAAGATCCCACCGCCCATGCCGAAGTGGTCGCCATTCGCAATGCGGTGCGCGCATTGGAAGCCCTCGGCGAAGATGATGGCTGGCGCTTGGCCGACTGCACATTAATCGTCACGCTGGAACCCTGCGCCATGTGCGCGGGGGCGATCGTGCTCTCCCGGATTCCCAAGCTTGTTTTTGGCGCCTGGGATGAAAAAGCCGGGGCCTGCGGATCGGTGTTCGATGTCGTGCGCGAACCGCGCTTGAACCATTGGGTCGAGGTTTATCCAAGGGTCAAGGAACGAGAATGCGCGGACCTGCTGCGCGAGTTTTTCCGGTCCAAGCGCGGCTGA